A single genomic interval of Penaeus vannamei isolate JL-2024 chromosome 33, ASM4276789v1, whole genome shotgun sequence harbors:
- the ATP8A gene encoding probable phospholipid-transporting ATPase IA isoform X4, whose protein sequence is MSSVPRTLLMGSSGEEHKEMIKMMVLSCPSCTSPAHPDDDSAGGGSDGEGGGGLGGGGGAGANQDFRTVYLNEPQPYKYCSNAICTAKYRYKLLFFLPMFLFEQFRRYANVFFLIIALLQQIPGVSPTGRYTTLVPLICILVVSAIKEIAEDIKRHRADDEINKREIEVLRDGQWQWIKWRHVQVGDIVKVHNNRFFPADLIILASSEPQALCYVETANLDGETNLKIRQGLQETAHLLEARDLMNLSGKVECEAPNRFLYQFTGNLKMTSRQAVPLSPDQVLLRGAKLQNTNWVFGLVVYTGHETKLMKNSATSAPLKRSTVDKQTNNLIILLFFLLIVLCLIMAVCNSQWDANLHWYLSIDDLSVFNFGINFITFIILFNNLIPISLQVTLEVVRFIQAGFINNDVNMVYEENDIWAMARTSNLNEELGMIKYVLSDKTGTLTCNIMEFKRCTIGGKVYSMDDGSAQDLISLVETGGPGSAIVRQFLMMLAVCHTVIPDRDDSKPNGGIIYHAASPDERALVEGARELGFVFETRTPEHCIVDVLGTKEKYEILNVLEFTSQRKRMSVIVRTPQGQIKLYCKGADTVIYERLGDSQQFRDVTVRHLEEFAGEGLRTLCYAVADISPEFYEEWKNTFYKASTALQFRERKLEDAAQLIENNLTLLGATAIEDKLQDEVPETIAALLKAGIHVWVLTGDKQETAINIGHSCHLLTQGMPLIILNSDSLDETRESINRHVVEFGDQLKRENEAALIIDGKTLIYALTPDLRKDFLDLCISCKSVICCRVSPSQKAEVVELLTRETGSVTLAIGDGANDVAMIQKANVGVGIAGLEGLQAACASDYAIGQFRFLARLLFVHGAWNYSRLCKVILYSFYKNICLYVIELWWAAMSGWSGQVIFERWSIAMYNVLFTAAPPLVMGIFDRSCSAETRMKYPELYRESQSGSHFNWKVFVWWVWLALVHSVMVFVLPYLAMTQDVAWGHGLVGGYLMVGNMVYSYVVVTVCLKAGLETDAWTWVTHLAIWGSIASWFIFLLVYSNFWPVLPMAPDMCGIYLQVYSSPVFWFGLIMIPLACLLPDVCVKTIRNSVFKSLTEQVRESEISNKDVSKVLDTKHRLTETARLLKNVFRRTTTRVNLEVELARAVEVKPFDKKGSNGSIPYSAWDGFAFSQEEHGVMGQSEVIRAYDTTQPKPGGM, encoded by the exons aTGATGACTCGGCCGGCGGAGGCAGCGACGGCGAGGGCGGGGGAGGcctgggcggcggcggaggggctGGCGCGAACCAGGACTTCCGCACGGTGTACCTCAACGAGCCCCAGCCTTACAAGTACTGCTCGAACGCCATCTGTACTGCCAAATACCGCTACAAATTGCTATTCTTCCTTCCAATGTTCCTCTTCGAGCAGTTTCGGCGATATGCCAacgtcttcttcctcatcatcgctCTGCTACAG cAAATCCCAGGAGTATCCCCAACAGGTCGTTACACCACCCTGGTCCCTCTCATCTGCATCTTGGTGGTATCTGCCATCAAGGAGATAGCTGAAGATATA AAACGACATAGAGCAGATGATGAAATCAACAAGCGTGAGATTGAGGTGCTTCGTGATGGCCAGTGGCAGTGGATCAAGTGGCGTCATGTACAAGTGGGAGATATTGTCAAGGTTCACAACAACAGATTCTTTCCTGCTGACTTAATCATCTTGGCCTCCAG TGAGCCACAAGCTCTGTGTTACGTGGAAACTGCTAACCTTGATGGAGAAACAAATCTGAAGATAAGACAAGGTCTACAAGAAACAGCACACCTCTTGGAAGCACGTGATTTAATGAACCTATCAGGCAAAGTGGAATGTGAAGCACCGAATAGATTTCTTTACCAGTTTACTGGTAACTTGAAAATGACCAGCAGGCA GGCCGTCCCTTTAAGCCCAGATCAAGTCCTTCTGCGAGGGGCAAAACTCCAGAACACGAATTGGGTCTTTGGTCTTGTAGTTTACACTGGCCATGAAACTAAACTTATGAAGAATTCTGCTACCTCAGCACCTCTCAAACGCTCTACA GTGGATAAGCAGACAAACAATCTGATCATTCTGCTGTTTTTCCTGCTTATAGTTCTTTGCCTCATTATGGCAGTCTGTAACTCTCAGTGGGATGCGAATCTGCACTGGTACCTCTCCATTGATG ATCTGAGTGTCTTCAACTTTGGCATAAActtcatcacattcatcattcTGTTCAACAATCTTATACCTATTTCCCTTCAAGTAACTCTAGAGGTTGTAAGATTTATACAG GCTGGCTTCATCAACAATGATGTGAATATGGTGTATGAAGAGAATGACATCTGGGCAATGGCAAGAACATCAAATTTGAATGAAGAGTTGGGAATGATTAAATATGTGTTATCTGATAAGACTGGCACACTGACTTGCAACATAATGGAATTCAAGAGGTGCACTATTGGCGGAAAAGTATATAGCATGGATGATGGAAG TGCCCAAGATTTGATCTCATTGGTTGAGACTGGGGGTCCAGGATCAGCTATAGTTCGACAGTTCCTGATGATGTTGGCAGTTTGCCACACAGTTATACCAGATAGAGATGATAGTAAACCAAATGGTGGTATCATCTATCATGCTGCATCACCTG ATGAGAGAGCATTGGTCGAAGGGGCCCGTGAACTAGGGTTCGTGTTCGAGACCAGAACTCCGGAACATTGTATTGTGGATGTACTGGGAACGAAGGAGAAATATGAAATTCTGAATGTCCTCGAATTCACCTcacagagaaagaggatgagtgtcATTGTGAGGACACCACAGGGACAGATCAAGCTTTATTGTAAAGGTGCTGATACT GTTATATATGAACGACTAGGGGATAGTCAGCAGTTCCGAGATGTAACAGTACGACACTTGGAAGAGTTCGCTGGAGAAGGTCTGCGCACTCTTTGTTATGCAGTTGCAGACATATCACCTGAATTTTATGAG GAATGGAAAAATACTTTTTATAAAGCAAGTACAGCTTTACAATttagagaaagaaagttagaagaTGCAGCACAGCTTATAGAGAATAATTTGACATTATTAGGCGCTACAGCTATAGAGGACAAATTGCAAGATGAG GTTCCTGAGACCATCGCAGCACTTCTGAAGGCTGGAATTCATGTCTGGGTTCTTACAGGAGACAAGCAAGAGACTGCCATTAATATAGGTCATTCCTGCCACCTACTTACACAAGGGATGCCTCTAATTATACTAAATAGTGATTCTCTTGAT gagACCCGTGAATCAATTAACCGCCATGTGGTTGAGTTTGGAGATCAGTTGAAGCGGGAAAATGAAGCTgctctcattattgatgggaagACTTTGATATATGCCCTAACACCCGATTTACGAAAAGATTTCTTAGATCTCTGTATATCTTGTAAAAGTGTTATTTGCTGTAGAGTGTCACCCAGCCAGAAAGCTGAG GTCGTAGAGCTCTTGACTCGAGAAACAGGCTCTGTTACCTTGGCCATTGGAGATGGAGCTAATGATGTTGCCATGATACAAAAAGCCAATGTTGGTGTTGGCATAGCAGGTTTAGAAGGTCTACAAGCAGCTTGTGCATCTGATTATGCCATTGGCCAG tTCCGTTTCTTGGCCAGGCTACTCTTTGTCCATGGAGCTTGGAATTATAGTCGCCTGTGCAAGGTGATTCTGTATAGTTTCTATAAGAACATTTGCCTCTATGTTATTGAGCTTTGGTGGGCTGCAATGTCTGGCTGGTCAGGGCAAGTGATATTTGAGCGCTGGAGTATAGCTATGTATAATGTG TTATTCACAGCAGCACCTCCCTTAGTCATGGGAATTTTTGACCGATCATGTAGTGCAGAAACAAGAATGAAATATCCAGAGCTCTATCGCGAATCTCAGAGCGGGTCTCACTTCAACTGGAAG GTCTTTGTATGGTGGGTATGGCTGGCGCTCGTACATTCTGTAATGGTGTTTGTGCTGCCTTACCTGGCCATGACTCAGGATGTTGCTTGGGGTCATGGTCTTGTTGGAGGCTACCTCATGGTGGGCAACATGGTGTATTCGTATGTGGTGGTCACAGTGTGTCTCAAGGCAGGACTGGAGACAGATGCATGGACCTGGGTGACCCACTTGGCTATTTGGGGATCCATTGCTTCGTGGTTCATCTTCCTGCTGGTTTACTCAAACTTCTGGCCTGTTCTACCAATGGCGCCAGACATGTGCGGGATCTATCTCCAG gtGTATTCATCTCCGGTGTTTTGGTTTGGATTGATAATGATACCCCTGGCCTGCCTGTTGCCAGATGTATGTGTTAAAAC GATACGAAACTCAGTATTCAAGAGTTTAACAGAACAAGTGCGTGAGAGCGAGATTAGCAACAAGGATGTATCGAAAGTTCTTGACACCAAACACAG